A stretch of the Syntrophorhabdus sp. genome encodes the following:
- a CDS encoding TSUP family transporter — protein sequence MLETVTLCFFAALAGFIDSIAGGGGLIQLPALFIVLPHLPIATLLGTNKLAAISGTSVATLQYARHVRIDWKATLPATAAALIASFLGARTVTLVNPGVMRPLILFMLIAIALYTFLRRDFGSIHAPRLDQAKSLAVSITTGALIGFYDGFFGPGTGSFLIFVFIGIFGFNFLSASASSKVVNFATNISAVLYFAATGNIIYTTAILMGLANILGAVVGSRLAILKGNRFVRIFFLVVVVCLIAKLGYDMLLK from the coding sequence TTGCTCGAAACGGTCACACTCTGTTTTTTTGCGGCCTTGGCCGGTTTCATTGATTCCATAGCCGGCGGTGGTGGGCTCATCCAGCTGCCGGCACTCTTCATCGTCCTGCCCCATCTGCCCATCGCCACACTCCTCGGCACGAACAAACTGGCCGCCATATCCGGAACGTCCGTCGCGACCCTTCAGTATGCCCGCCATGTCCGCATAGACTGGAAGGCAACCCTCCCGGCAACCGCGGCGGCCCTCATCGCTTCCTTTCTCGGCGCGAGAACGGTGACTCTCGTGAACCCCGGGGTGATGCGTCCCCTCATCCTCTTCATGCTCATCGCCATAGCCCTCTACACCTTTCTCCGAAGAGACTTCGGCTCCATACACGCACCACGTCTCGACCAGGCGAAGAGTCTCGCCGTCAGCATCACAACGGGTGCTCTCATCGGCTTCTACGACGGCTTCTTCGGCCCCGGTACGGGAAGCTTTCTCATATTCGTCTTCATCGGCATCTTCGGCTTCAACTTTCTCTCCGCCTCCGCATCATCGAAGGTGGTGAACTTTGCCACGAACATCTCCGCCGTTCTCTACTTCGCCGCCACCGGGAACATAATCTACACCACGGCCATACTCATGGGCCTCGCCAACATCCTCGGGGCGGTCGTAGGCTCCCGCCTCGCCATCCTCAAGGGCAACCGCTTCGTAAGGATCTTCTTCCTCGTCGTCGTCGTGTGCCTGATAGCAAAGCTGGGATA
- a CDS encoding branched-chain amino acid aminotransferase — MKIKIRKSRKTTINEVDFNNLEFGVHFSDHMYYVDFADGHWGEPRIEPYGAMKMYPALSTLHYGQAVFEGLKAFLGVDGKVRLFRPDKNHERYNVSCERLCIPTLPYEVFFEGMKKLVEIDRAWIPVKRGCSLYVRPFVFATDNFLGVRVSHTYRFMIITSPVGAYYKEGLNPVKLITSGEYVRAVKGGLGAVKTPANYAASLYPGEMAKKKGFTQVLWLDGIENRCIEEVGTMNIMFVIDGTVVTPPLEGSILPGVTRNSVIALARHWGIPVEERRITIDEVMSEAKNGRLQEVFGTGTAAVISPVGWIRHDEDTVTIHSGEIGPISQRLYDEITGMQYGEKDDPFGWCVVI; from the coding sequence GTGAAGATCAAGATAAGAAAGAGCAGGAAGACAACGATCAACGAAGTGGACTTCAACAACCTGGAGTTCGGTGTCCACTTCTCCGATCACATGTATTATGTGGACTTCGCGGACGGACACTGGGGTGAGCCTCGCATCGAGCCTTACGGCGCGATGAAGATGTACCCGGCCCTCTCGACGCTGCACTATGGGCAGGCCGTTTTCGAAGGCCTCAAGGCGTTTCTCGGAGTGGACGGCAAGGTCCGTCTCTTCAGGCCGGACAAGAACCATGAAAGGTACAATGTGTCCTGCGAACGCCTGTGCATCCCCACCCTCCCCTATGAGGTGTTCTTCGAGGGGATGAAAAAGCTCGTGGAGATCGACAGGGCGTGGATACCTGTCAAGCGGGGCTGCTCCCTCTATGTCCGTCCCTTCGTCTTCGCGACGGACAACTTCCTTGGCGTCAGGGTGTCTCACACGTACCGCTTCATGATCATCACCTCTCCCGTCGGCGCCTATTACAAGGAGGGGTTGAACCCTGTGAAGCTCATCACTTCCGGCGAGTATGTCCGGGCCGTGAAAGGCGGCCTCGGCGCCGTCAAGACGCCGGCAAACTATGCAGCCTCGCTCTATCCCGGGGAGATGGCCAAAAAGAAAGGGTTCACCCAGGTACTGTGGCTCGACGGCATCGAGAACCGGTGCATCGAGGAGGTGGGAACCATGAACATCATGTTCGTCATAGACGGCACCGTCGTCACTCCACCTCTTGAGGGCTCCATCCTGCCCGGGGTCACGCGCAACTCCGTCATCGCTCTGGCCAGGCACTGGGGCATCCCCGTGGAAGAGAGAAGGATCACCATCGACGAGGTCATGTCGGAGGCAAAGAACGGGCGCCTTCAGGAGGTCTTCGGAACCGGGACCGCCGCCGTCATCTCACCTGTCGGCTGGATCCGGCACGACGAGGATACGGTAACGATCCACAGCGGTGAGATCGGCCCAATCTCTCAAAGACTGTACGACGAGATCACGGGCATGCAATATGGAGAAAAGGACGATCCCTTCGGCTGGTGTGTTGTTATCTGA
- a CDS encoding DUF3617 domain-containing protein: protein MKVSILATLAIVLALVWCGGAQAAEPNMKDGLWEITTKVEMKGMPANIPPSVTKQCLTKKDSVPGQNKEKNPNCKIIDQKVSGNTVTWAMVCNEKDGTVESKGSITYKGDAFDGTTTTLIKNKGMQAQQVLTKMSGKRLGPCDKK, encoded by the coding sequence ATGAAAGTGAGCATCCTTGCAACACTCGCCATCGTTCTGGCACTCGTATGGTGCGGCGGCGCACAAGCCGCGGAACCGAACATGAAGGACGGTCTCTGGGAGATCACGACAAAGGTGGAAATGAAGGGCATGCCCGCCAACATTCCTCCGTCCGTCACAAAACAATGCCTCACGAAGAAGGACAGCGTGCCCGGGCAGAACAAGGAGAAGAACCCGAACTGCAAGATCATCGACCAGAAGGTGAGTGGCAACACGGTGACATGGGCCATGGTCTGCAACGAAAAGGACGGCACCGTGGAGAGCAAGGGAAGCATCACATACAAGGGCGATGCCTTTGACGGGACAACAACGACACTCATCAAGAACAAGGGCATGCAGGCCCAGCAGGTTTTGACCAAAATGAGCGGCAAACGCCTCGGGCCCTGCGACAAGAAATAG